In Rutidosis leptorrhynchoides isolate AG116_Rl617_1_P2 chromosome 2, CSIRO_AGI_Rlap_v1, whole genome shotgun sequence, one genomic interval encodes:
- the LOC139894643 gene encoding zinc finger CCCH domain-containing protein 6-like, producing the protein MRGLRKSKRISWASDLNLCQVKLFLSDESPSQVGLGGQDHLQPKESWPWHPVGAGSDDNLPPGFEGIQPANSSQIKLSQISLIQWRCPFRFAMDPTWQVASGEESKEVEFESQREMRVLEAVYPRPSAIPPNPASPMRANESYYNDQNTPKIPITPIEDEDALPDTLSSSSSYVAPPTTTVVSHSANGLQPPGIVPGVEPDVVSAAYYALNAAMSNTTQGNLIDPNLLIKLLSDPSLIQKLASSTHAPSTSSQQTPQPPPIPKFPPPATLALPTHLTFTIPTSSSNTHYPPQSRAGPVHVPAPLPVSVSVSGSNLQSHPVEVNPPAKKDINYYKSLIQQHGGEKEKPELENNDNINNQKTQDMRPPKVNKPCMYFNSARGCRHGANCVFQHDSSSSRVSSLGEAQSGKRMKMDREITGT; encoded by the exons ATGCGAGGATTGAGGAAATCGAAAAGGATTTCTTGGGCGTCAGATTTAAATCTGTGTcag GTAAAGCTGTTTTTATCAGATGAATCTCCCTCCCAAGTAGGTTTGGGCGGTCAAGATCATCTTCAGCCAAAGGAATCATGGCCATGGCATCCAGTTGGAGCAGGTTCCGATGACAATTTGCCACCTGGATTTGAAGGAATTCAACCTGCCAACTCAtcacaaattaaattgtctcagATTTCGCTCATCCAGTGGAGATGTCCGTTCAGA TTTGCTATGGACCCCACATGGCAAGTGGCTTCCGGTGAAGAAAGCAAAGAAGTTGAGTTTGAAAGTCAACGTGAGATGAGAGTGCTTGAAGCGGTCTATCCTCGACCATCCGCCATTCCTCCAAA cccTGCATCACCTATGAGAGCAAACGAATCATACTACAATGATCAGAATACTCCTAAAATCCCCATCACTCCCATTGAAGATGAAGACGCGTTACCAGATACATTGTCCTCGTCATCATCATATGTAGCACCACCTACAACGACCGTAGTTTCTCACTCAGCCAATGGATTGCAGCCACCTGGAATAGTCCCTGGTGTCGAACCAGATGTAGTAAGTGCCGCCTATTATGCTTTAAACGCAGCCATGTCAAACACCACCCAAGGTAACCTAATCGACCCAAACCTCCTCATAAAACTTCTCAGTGATCCAAGCTTAATCCAGAAACTAGCTTCTTCGACCCATGCACCATCCACATCTAGTCAACAAACTCCTCAACCTCCACCCATACCCAAATTCCCCCCACCTGCAACTTTAGCTCTACCGACCCATCTCACATTTACAATACCAACTTCTTCCAGTAACACCCATTATCCACCGCAAAGCAGGGCGGGACCCGTTCATGTTCCTGCACCTTTACCTGTTTCTGTCTCGGTTTCTGGTTCCAATCTGCAGTCACATCCAGTAGAGGTAAATCCGCCTGCAAAGAAAGATATAAATTATTACAAGAGTCTGATTCAGCAGCACGGGGGAGAAAAGGAAAAACCAGAATTAGAGaacaatgataatatcaataatcagAAAACACAGGATATGAGACCACCGAAAGTAAATAAGCCGTGTATGTATTTTAATAGCGCAAGGGGATGTAGACATGGTGCAAATTGTGTATTTCAGCATGATTCATCGTCATCACGAGTTAGTAGTTTGGGTGAGGCACAAAGTGGAAAAAGAATGAAAATGGATAGAGAGATAACTGgtacataa
- the LOC139894642 gene encoding uncharacterized protein, producing the protein MFAISCFFKTFATFFFLKFFTLNSCLVAGNLSSDIVALSERLLVSYNGERYLQRRVLSYICENDQEHIKRFDEKKQGVDSICQILESGDPWGTSLENALSKCNGSTQSDLVISVLRKLKDVNRAINYLNWAERKTNQPHCPEAYNSLLMVMVRSKKFDQIEQVFEQMDVAGFGPSNTVCIELIVRCVKSHKLKEAYDLIQLMRRFKFRPAFSAYTTLIGALSTVHEPDLILTLFHQMQELGYEVHVHLFTTVIRVFAREGRFDAALLLLDEMRSNSVDGDIVLYNVCIDCFGKAGKVDMAWKFFHEMKAHDIVPDDVTYTSMIGVLCKANKLNEAVDLFDQMERNRKVPCAYAYNTMIMGYGMAGKFDDAFRLLETQRQKGSIPSVVAYNCILTCLGKKGKVDEALKLFEDMKKDAKPNLSTYNILIDNLCKSQKLDVALKIQDSMKEAGLYPNILTVNIMIDRLCKSQQLDEAFSIFENIDHKICPPTDYTYCSLIEGLGRHNRVDDAYKIYEQMLEAGVIPNAVVYTSLIRSFFKLGRKEDGHKVYKEMVRGGISPDLTLLNTYMDCVFKAGETEKGRALFEEINNNGIVPDARSYSILIHGLIKAGFARETNKLFNLMKKQGCVMDTLAYNTVIDGFCKSRNVNKAYQLLEEMKVKGHPPTVVTYGSVIDGLAKIDRLDEAYMLFEEAKSKGVALNVVVYSSLVDGFGKVGRIDEAYLILEELMQKGLTPNVYTWNCMLDALVKAEEIDEAIVCFNSMKDLKCTPNAITYSIIINGLCRVRKFNKAFVFFQEMQKLGLQPNVITYTSMICGLARGGNVFEANRLFDRFIRSGGVPDSACYNTMIEGLSVSNKAMDAYSLFEDSRLKGCNVYPNTCVVLMDSLHKAECLEQAAIVGAVLKETAKAQHASRSM; encoded by the coding sequence ATGTTTGCTATATCATGTTTTTTTAAAACTTTTGCtacctttttttttttgaaattttttactttgAATTCATGCCTTGTCGCAGGGAACTTATCCTCTGATATCGTTGCACTTAGTGAGAGGTTGCTAGTTTCATATAATGGTGAACGTTATCTGCAAAGAAGAGTGCTTTCTTATATTTGTGAAAACGATCAAGAACATATTAAAAGATTCGATGAAAAAAAACAAGGGGTGGATTCGATATGCCAGATATTGGAGAGTGGTGATCCTTGGGGTACGTCTTTAGAAAATGCTTTATCGAAATGCAACGGAAGTACACAAAGTGATCTTGTAATTTCCGTTTTAAGGAAATTAAAAGACGTAAATCGTGCGATAAACTATCTGAATTGGGCCGAGAGGAAAACGAATCAACCACATTGTCCCGAAGCATACAATTCGCTACTCATGGTTATGGTCCGAAGTAAAAAGTTCGACCAGATCGAGCAAGTTTTTGAACAAATGGATGTTGCTGGTTTTGGCCCCTCAAATACTGTTTGTATCGAGTTAATCGTAAGGTGCGTTAAGAGCCATAAGCTAAAAGAAGCTTATGATCTTATTCAACTAATGAGAAGGTTCAAGTTTCGGCCCGCGTTTTCAGCTTACACGACGCTAATTGGAGCGCTTTCTACTGTTCATGAACCCGATCTTATACTCACACTTTTTCATCAAATGCAGGAGCTTGGTTACGAAGTGCACGTGCATTTGTTCACAACTGTAATCCGTGTGTTTGCTAGAGAAGGTCGTTTTGATGCTGCGCTTTTGTTATTAGATGAAATGCGAAGTAACTCGGTTGATGGTGATATCGTTTTGTATAATGTTTGTATTGATTGTTTTGGTAAGGCGGGAAAAGTCGACATGGCTTGGAAGTTTTTTCACGAAATGAAAGCGCACGATATCGTGCCTGATGATGTCACATACACTAGCATGATTGGGGTTCTCTGCAAAGCGAATAAACTCAATGAAGCCGTTGACTTGTTTGACCAAATGGAACGTAATAGGAAAGTCCCGTGTGCGTACGCTTATAACACGATGATCATGGGTTACGGAATGGCGGGAAAATTTGACGACGCGTTTCGTTTACTCGAGACGCAAAGACAAAAAGGTTCGATTCCGAGTGTCGTTGCGTACAATTGCATTCTAACGTGTCTCGGGAAAAAAGGGAAAGTAGACGAGGCGTTGAAGTTATTCGAAGATATGAAAAAAGACGCGAAACCTAACTTATCAACGTATAATATACTGATTGATAATCTTTGCAAGTCGCAAAAGCTTGACGTTGCGTTAAAGATTCAAGATTCGATGAAAGAAGCTGGTTTGTATCCTAACATTTTAACGGTCAACATAATGATCGATCGATTGTGCAAGTCTCAACAACTTGATGAAGCGTTTTCAATATTTGAAAATATCGATCACAAAATATGCCCTCCGACTGATTACACTTATTGCTCGCTTATCGAAGGATTAGGGAGACACAACAGAGTTGATGATGCTTATAAAATATACGAACAAATGTTGGAAGCTGGTGTGATCCCGAACGCGGTTGTTTATACGTCTCTCATTCGAAGTTTTTTTAAGTTAGGACGAAAAGAAGATGGTCATAAGGTATACAAAGAAATGGTTCGAGGCGGGATTAGTCCAGATTTAACCCTTTTAAACACTTATATGGATTGTGTTTTTAAAGCTGGCGAAACTGAAAAAGGTCGAGCGTTATTTGAAGAAATTAACAACAATGGTATCGTACCAGATGCTCGAAGCTACTCTATACTAATTCACGGATTAATAAAAGCAGGGTTTGCGCGAGAAACAAATAAACTGTTCAATCTCATGAAGAAACAAGGTTGCGTTATGGATACACTTGCGTATAACACTGTGATCGACGGTTTTTGTAAATCGAGGAACGTAAATAAAGCGTATCAGCTTCTAGAAGAAATGAAAGTGAAGGGGCATCCACCCACTGTCGTTACTTACGGGTCCGTAATCGATGGGCTTGCGAAAATCGACCGACTCGATGAAGCGTACATGCTTTTTGAAGAAGCTAAATCGAAAGGTGTTGCTTTAAACGTAGTTGTGTATAGTTCTCTCGTTGACGGGTTTGGAAAAGTAGGTAGAATCGACGAAGCGTATTTAATTTTAGAAGAATTAATGCAAAAAGGGCTGACCCCGAATGTCTACACGTGGAATTGTATGCTCGATGCGTTAGTTAAAGCAGAAGAGATCGATGAAGCGATTGTTTGTTTTAATTCGATGAAAGATTTGAAGTGTACACCCAACGCGATTACTTATAGTATAATCATAAACGGGTTGTGTAGAGTTCGAAAGTTTAATAAAGCGTTTGTGTTTTTTCAAGAGATGCAGAAATTAGGGTTACAACCAAACGTGATAACTTATACGTCGATGATTTGTGGGCTTGCGAGAGGTGGAAATGTGTTTGAGGCGAATCGGCTTTTTGATAGGTTTATAAGAAGTGGTGGTGTACCAGATTCGGCGTGTTATAATACCATGATTGAGGGATTAAGCGTATCGAATAAGGCGATGGATGCATATTCGTTATTTGAGGATAGTAGATTGAAAGGGTGTAATGTGTATCCTAATACTTGTGTTGTACTAATGGATTCATTGCATAAAGCTGAGTGTCTTGAGCAGGCTGCAATTGTTGGTGCTGTACTCAAGGAAACAGCAAAGGCTCAGCATGCTTCAAGGTCTATGTAA